One Cupriavidus pauculus genomic window, GGTCTCCGTGCAGCTGGCCGAGTGCGCGGGATATCCGCTGCTGTTGCCGGCACCATCGCTCTCCATTCGCGCACTGATCGATGGCGCGTTTGCAGCGGCGGCGCTCGAGGTGGTGCCCGGGGTCGAGTCGACGTCGATCGAGCTGTTGCAGCGGCTTGCCGCGGCGGGCAGCGGTGTGGCGTTGCTCAATCCGCTCGATGTGCGCGAGGCGCGGGCGCACGGCGGCGTGGTGTACGTGCCGTTGCGCGATGCGGGGCTGCCGCGGCAGACGCTCCGGCTGGTGACCCGCGCGCGCGGGGTGGCGAGCCCTGCCGCGCAGCTGATGGCTGAAGCGATGGCGGCGGCCATGGCCGTTCTGGAGCGCTGAGGACGACGGGCCGGCCGGCGCGGGAGGTGTGCGCATTTTGTGGACACCTCGCGCGAAAATCGGCGCTTCCTTCGGTGGCGTGCATGGGCCTAGACTGTGGCCATCACTGCCCAGCGAGTTTCGCCATGCCCCTGATTCTGCAAAACGCCGATGTGCTCGTCACGATGGACGCGGAACGCCGCGAGATTCCGCGCGGCGCGCTGGTGACCGATGGACCGTCGATCGTATGGGTCGGCCCCACGGACGCGCTGCCGCGCGAATGGCGCGAGCGTGCCGACGCGGGCGCTGCCGAGGTCATCGACATGACGGGCCACGTGGTGATGCCGGGCCTCGTCAACACGCATCACCACATGTACCAGAGCCTGACGCGCGCGGTGCCCGCCGCGCAGGACGCGGAGCTGTTCTCGTGGCTGACGAACCTGTATATGATCTGGTCGCATCTGACGCCCGAGATGATCGCGGCCTCGACGCGGACGGCGATGGCCGAGCTGATGCTGTCCGGTTGCACGACGACCAGCGACCACCTGTATCTGTATCCGAACGGCGCGCGACTCGATGACGCGATTGGCGCGGCGCACGAAATGGGGATGCGCTTCCATGCGGCGCGCGGTTCGATGAGCGTCGGCCAAAGCCAGGGTGGGCTGCCGCCCGACGTCGTGGTGGAACAGGAGGCCGCGATCCTGCGCGACAGCCAGCGCCTGGTCGAGCAGTATCACGATGCCTCGCGGCACGCGATGCTGCGCGTGGTGCTGGCGCCGTGCTCGCCGTTCTCGGTATCGCGCGACCTGATGCGCGAGTCCGCCGTCATGGCGCGCCACTATGGCGTCTCCCTCCACACGCATCTGGCCGAGAACGACAACGACGTTGCGTACTCGCGCGAGCGCTTTGGCATGACACCGGCCGAATATGCCGAAGACCTCGGCTGGGTCGGCCACGACGTATGGCACGCGCACTGCGTGAAGCTCGACGCGCCTGGTATCGCGCTGTTTGCGCGCACGGGAACCGGCATCGCGCATTGTCCGTGCTCGAACATGCGGCTGGCTTCCGGCATCGCGCCGATTCGCGCGATGCGCGATGCGGGGGTGCCCGTGGGGCTCGGTGTCGATGGCAGTGCCTCGAACGACGGGGCGCATATGCTCGGCGAGGCGCGGCAGGCGATGCTGTTGCAGCGTGTCGGCCATGGGCCGGCGGCAATGAGCGCGCGCGAGGCGCTGGAGATCGCCACGCTGGGCGGTGCACGGGTGCTCGATCGCGACGATATCGGCGCGCTGGCGCCGGGCATGTCGGCCGATGTCGTGGCATTCGACATGTCGGGCGTGGGCTATGCGGGCGCGGGGCACGATCCCGTGGCGGCGCTGGTGTTCTGCACGCCGGGCACGGTGGCGACGAGCGTCATCAACGGCCGGGTCGTGGTGCGGGACGGCGTGTTGCGGACCGCGGACCTGCCTGTGGTGCTCGCCGATCATCGGCGGCTGGCGCGGACGCTGTTCGAGCGTGCGCAGGCGCATTGACGATTGATGTGCGGCAGGAATGCAAAAAGCCGGGACCTTTTCAGGTTCCGGCTTTTTTAAATTCGCTGGTGGGGCGTGAGTGACTCGAACACTCGACCTACGGATTAAGAGTCCGCTGCTCTACCAACTGAGCTAACGCCCCAACGAAGAACGAGATTTTATCATCAATTTTGCGCTTGTCAAATCCCGGGCAGAAAATACACGCGCATCCATGACAACGACACATAGGTATGCAAAGACGACCTGTGATGGCACGTATCGCACGCCCGAACGTCATGCAATCTCGGCGCGAGTTGGGGGTCTTCGCACACGACTTGGGGCGAGCCATGTTAGGATGCTTCTCCACTTGCATATGGAGGGCTGTGATGATGGAAATCAAATTCCAGGAGCAAGAGCGCTACGACATCAATAACGAGGGACTGCTGTTCCATGCGCTCGTCGATGGCGAGCAAGTGACGTGCGTGGTGACGCGCGAAGCGCTGTGGGAAGGCTTCAGTGCCGACCAGGTGCTGTCACTGGAAGAAGCATTCCGCGCAGGTCGCGAGACCATCGAACGCGCGGCGGTAGTACTGATCGAGCAGGGCGTGCCCCAGCCGATCGTCGTGAAACGCGCACACGTGGCGCCGGTGTAAGACGCGCAGTCTTGCGCCGCTGGTGGCGCCGGGTCGTCGTAGCGATTCGGCAGGCACCGACGACGCGACCCTCCTGCGCCGGCATCGGCCCCGGTTCTCTATCGGGCCAGCCGGCGTACCTTCATAGAGGTTTATCCCCCCTGATGTTTTCATCTTCCGACGCACGGTAATCCGGGCCGCCGGGACGGCTTGCGCATTCCTCGAAGATGCGTACGTGGCATTGCGCACAGATCTCGGGTGAAAGCCGGGCAATGATCGTGTGCAGCGCCTGCCGCTTGGTCGGGAACACGTGGTCGGGTCCGAGCTTGTCGGCAAAGCCGGTCTGCGCCCACGTCTCCAGCACCTGCGTGCGTGGCCGGTGGAAGTAGAGATCGCCGCCCGCCGCCCGCCGCTCCGCGAGTTCCGATTCCCACATCTCCGCGCCGGCCAGATCGATAAAGTTCATGCTCTTGGTCATCGCGAGCAGATGCGTCTGACTGGCATCGACCGTGCGCAGCCAGTGCAGGCGGTCGGTCACGTATTGCACGGCGCCGAAGAAGATCGCACCCTCCATGCGCAGCAGCTTGAGCTGCGGGCATTCGGGTTGCGGGCGATGGAGCTCGTCGAGGGGCGTGAAGCGGCGGCCCGGATCGTCGGCATCGGGCACGAGGCTGCGCACCGCGGGGCGCGACGTGCGGTAGAGATAGGCCACGAGCGACAGGATCGTGCCGAGCAGCACGGCCATTTCGAGCCGGATGACGAGCGTGGCGGCGAACGTGCCGATGGCGATCGCGAACTCGATGCGGGACAGCCGCGCGATACGTCGCAGGCGCGCGATATCGAGCAGCCCCCAGGCCACGAGCAGCAGCATCGCGGCGATGGCCGCGTGCGGAATCTGCGCGAGCAGCGGGGCGCTGACGAGCACGAGCACCACGAGCAGCAGCGCCGAGAACACGCTCGCCATCGGCGTCTGCGCGCCGGCTTCGAAGTTCGGCATCGAGCGGTTCAGCGAGCCGCACGAGATATAGCTCGAGAACAGGCCGCCCGCGATATTCGACAGCCCCTGGCCGATGAATTCGCGGTTGGCGTCGATATGCTGGCCCGAGCGCAGCGCCACCGCCTTGGCGATGGAGATCGACTGGCCCAGCGCGACGATCGTCAGCGCGGACGCGATGCCGAGCAGGTCCGGCAGCGTGCGCCAGTTGAGATCCGGCAACTGGAACGGTGGGAAGGCCGATGGGATCGGGCCGATCACGTTCACATGGCGCGGATCGCCCCAGCCGCTCGCATTGAGCGACAGCGCGGCCGCGTAACCCGCGAGCAGGCCGATCAGCATGAACGGCAGGCGGCGCGACACGCGGCGCACCGCGAGCGTGACGCCCAGCGTGATGGCGCCGACCGCCACCGCGTTCCAGTTGATGGTGTCGAGGTTCTCGAACAGGAAGCGGACGACCCCGAACGCGCTCGTGCCGGTGGGCACGGCGAGTCCGAACAGGTCCTTGAGCGCATAGAGCGCGATCAGCGTGGCGGCGCCGCACGTGAAGCCCAGCAGCACCGACGGCGAGATAAAGTTGGCGAGCGAGCCGAGGCGCAGCACGCCCACCGCGAGTTGCAGCAGACCGACGAGGATCGTGACCGCGAGCGCGAGCGCGATATATGCGGGGCTGCCCGCGAAGGCGACGGGACTCAGCATCGCGAACAGGGCGAGCGAGTTCGCGTTGGTCGGCCCCGACATCACGTGCCAGCTGGAGCCGAACAGCGCGGCGACGATGCAGGGCACCACCGCCGTGTAGATGCCGTACTGCGGCGGCAGGCCGGCCAGCGTCGCGAACGCGACCCCCTGCGGCAGCACGAGCACCGCGCCGAGCAGGCCGGCGATGAGGTCCGCGCGCAGCGTCAGCGGCGTGATGCGTCGCGCCCATGGAAACAGGCGGGGGACCACGCCCCGCAGACCGCGATCGCCAGCCGCGGGCATCATGCGAGGTCGAGCGTCGCCACTACCGGCGTATGGTCGGAGGGCTGCTCCCAGCGGCGTGGCTCCTTGTCGATGGCGCACGCGGTGCAACGGCCGGCGAGTTCGGGCGACAGCAGGATATGGTCGATGCGCAGGCCCGCGTTGCGGCGGAAGCCCATCATGCGGTAATCCCACCACGAGAACATCTTCTCGGGCTGCTCGAACATGCGGAACGCATCGACGAGGCCGAGCGCGACCAGCGCCCTGAACGCATCGCGCTCCGGTGGCGAGACGAGGTTCTGGCCTTCCCACTTGGCGGGGTCGTGCACGTCGCGGTCCTCGGGGGCGATATTGAAGTCGCCGAGCAGCGCGAGCTTCGGGTAGCGCGCCATCTCCGACTGGATCCACGGCGTGAGCGCGCGCAGCCAGTCGAGCTTGTAGACGAACTTGTCCGAGTCCAGCGCCTGGCCGTTCGGGAAATAGGCGCTGATCAGCCGCACGTCGCCGTAGGTCGCGGCGACCACGCGCTGCTGCGTGTCCTCGAAGCCGGGGATATTGCGCACGACATCGACGGGACCGGGCATGCTGCCGTCGCGCGCGACGATGGCCACGCCGTTGTAGGTCTTCTGGCCCGTGTACACGCTGTGGAAGCCGGCATTCTCGAGTTCGGCCAGCGGGTACTTGTCGTCGGGGAGTTTCAATTCCTGCAGGCAGAGCGCGTCGATCGGCGTACCGGCCGCGTCCTGCGCGGC contains:
- a CDS encoding SulP family inorganic anion transporter — encoded protein: MMPAAGDRGLRGVVPRLFPWARRITPLTLRADLIAGLLGAVLVLPQGVAFATLAGLPPQYGIYTAVVPCIVAALFGSSWHVMSGPTNANSLALFAMLSPVAFAGSPAYIALALAVTILVGLLQLAVGVLRLGSLANFISPSVLLGFTCGAATLIALYALKDLFGLAVPTGTSAFGVVRFLFENLDTINWNAVAVGAITLGVTLAVRRVSRRLPFMLIGLLAGYAAALSLNASGWGDPRHVNVIGPIPSAFPPFQLPDLNWRTLPDLLGIASALTIVALGQSISIAKAVALRSGQHIDANREFIGQGLSNIAGGLFSSYISCGSLNRSMPNFEAGAQTPMASVFSALLLVVLVLVSAPLLAQIPHAAIAAMLLLVAWGLLDIARLRRIARLSRIEFAIAIGTFAATLVIRLEMAVLLGTILSLVAYLYRTSRPAVRSLVPDADDPGRRFTPLDELHRPQPECPQLKLLRMEGAIFFGAVQYVTDRLHWLRTVDASQTHLLAMTKSMNFIDLAGAEMWESELAERRAAGGDLYFHRPRTQVLETWAQTGFADKLGPDHVFPTKRQALHTIIARLSPEICAQCHVRIFEECASRPGGPDYRASEDENIRGDKPL
- a CDS encoding 8-oxoguanine deaminase, which gives rise to MPLILQNADVLVTMDAERREIPRGALVTDGPSIVWVGPTDALPREWRERADAGAAEVIDMTGHVVMPGLVNTHHHMYQSLTRAVPAAQDAELFSWLTNLYMIWSHLTPEMIAASTRTAMAELMLSGCTTTSDHLYLYPNGARLDDAIGAAHEMGMRFHAARGSMSVGQSQGGLPPDVVVEQEAAILRDSQRLVEQYHDASRHAMLRVVLAPCSPFSVSRDLMRESAVMARHYGVSLHTHLAENDNDVAYSRERFGMTPAEYAEDLGWVGHDVWHAHCVKLDAPGIALFARTGTGIAHCPCSNMRLASGIAPIRAMRDAGVPVGLGVDGSASNDGAHMLGEARQAMLLQRVGHGPAAMSAREALEIATLGGARVLDRDDIGALAPGMSADVVAFDMSGVGYAGAGHDPVAALVFCTPGTVATSVINGRVVVRDGVLRTADLPVVLADHRRLARTLFERAQAH
- the xth gene encoding exodeoxyribonuclease III; the protein is MRIASWNVNSLKVRLPQVLQWLAAQDAAGTPIDALCLQELKLPDDKYPLAELENAGFHSVYTGQKTYNGVAIVARDGSMPGPVDVVRNIPGFEDTQQRVVAATYGDVRLISAYFPNGQALDSDKFVYKLDWLRALTPWIQSEMARYPKLALLGDFNIAPEDRDVHDPAKWEGQNLVSPPERDAFRALVALGLVDAFRMFEQPEKMFSWWDYRMMGFRRNAGLRIDHILLSPELAGRCTACAIDKEPRRWEQPSDHTPVVATLDLA
- a CDS encoding DUF1488 domain-containing protein — protein: MEIKFQEQERYDINNEGLLFHALVDGEQVTCVVTREALWEGFSADQVLSLEEAFRAGRETIERAAVVLIEQGVPQPIVVKRAHVAPV